From Azospirillaceae bacterium:
CAAGTCGAACATGTCACGCGTCTGAATGCTGCCGCCACGATAGTATATTTTCTTGGCAATTATTTCGGCGGGTGTTTCCATCCGGACGGCCCGCCCACGCACGGTTTTGAGATGCGCGGGGTTTTCCAGGATATTGGCGCAACAAATGAAGTCGATCTCACCGATGTCTTTGTAAGCGAGCTTCAATGTTCCTGCCGTTTCGGCATAGTCGTCCGGTAGTTGGGTCAGGACGAAACCCTGCGTCTCCGGATTAAGGTATGGCAGAAAAGACGACTGCGACTCATGCAGGAAGAGATCGATGTCGTGGCTCTCCCGATGATCTATCTGCAACATCAGGGCTGTGCCGCCGCCAAAGGTCCATGCGGGCTCGATATTCTGCCGCATCCTGAATTGGGCGAAAATGCTGATGGCGATGTCGAACAGCACGTGCCACTGGCCATTTTCCCTGGCCATTGACGGCTACGCCGCCAGCGGAAGCTGTTGGCCCGATAGTCTGGCG
This genomic window contains:
- a CDS encoding nucleotidyl transferase AbiEii/AbiGii toxin family protein; the encoded protein is MLFDIAISIFAQFRMRQNIEPAWTFGGGTALMLQIDHRESHDIDLFLHESQSSFLPYLNPETQGFVLTQLPDDYAETAGTLKLAYKDIGEIDFICCANILENPAHLKTVRGRAVRMETPAEIIAKKIYYRGGSIQTRDMFDLAAVIHTYGIDYAAMALKQCGRERLQKARASINSWPPEIVAAANSQLMVRGRARALIKDSQSLSSAAIEKALASLTPPQKTD